A genomic window from Triticum urartu cultivar G1812 chromosome 7, Tu2.1, whole genome shotgun sequence includes:
- the LOC125525664 gene encoding sucrose:sucrose 1-fructosyltransferase-like translates to MESRAISPGETALPYAYAPLAPSDVAEERRGGGGGVRWRACVAVLAASAVVVLVVASALAGSGRVDRVVGGDVVADMPPLAETARSRGRDAGVSEKTSGAADEMVGLLGAGGDADGFPWSNAMLQWQRTGFHFQPEKNWMNDPNGPVYYRGWYHLFYQYNPEGAVWGNIAWGHAVSRDLIHWRHLPLAMVPDQWYDINGVWTGSATVLPDGSLVMLYTGSTNTSVQVQCLAVPADPNDSLLRNWTKYEANPILVPPPGIGDKDFRDPTTAWFDESDKTWRTVIGSKDNHGHTGIVMTYKTKDFINYELIPGLLHSVPGTGMWECIDFYPVGGADGSEELYVMKESSDDDRHDWYALGRYDAAANKYTPIDAEMDVGIGLRYDWGKFYASKTFYDPSKNRRVLWGWIGETDSERADVAKGWASLQSIPRTVELDEKTRTNLIQWPVVEIETLRINSTDLGGTTIDTGSVLPLPLRRATQLDIEATFHLDTSAIAAVNEADVGYNCSTSGGAANRGALGPFGLLVLADGALKEQTAVYFYVSRGLDGGLQTHFCQDESRSSLAQDVVKRVVGFTVPVLDGEDLSLRVLVDHSIVESFAMGGRSTATSRVYPTEAIYAAAGVYLFNNATGAAVTMEKLVVHEMDDSYNQIFTADDASAAL, encoded by the exons ATGGAGTCCCGGGCCATTAGCCCCGGCGAGACGGCGCTGCCGTACGCGTACGCGCCGCTGGCCCCGTCCGACGTCGCGGAGGagcgccggggcggcggcggtggggtgAGGTGGCGCGCGTGCGTCGCCGTGCTCGCCGCGTCCGCCGTGGTGGTGCTGGTCGTGGCCAGCGCGCTGGCCGGGTCCGGCAGGGTGGACCGGGTCGTGGGCGGCGACGTGGTCGCGGACATGCCGCCGCTGGCGGAGACGGCGCGGAGCCGCGGCCGGGACGCCGGCGTGTCGGAGAAGACCTCCGGGGCGGCGGACGAGATGGTGGGGCTCCTCGGCGCCGGCGGCGACGCCGACGGGTTCCCGTGGAGCAACGCCATGCTGCAGTGGCAGCGCACCGGCTTCCATTTCCAGCCCGAGAAGAACTGGATGAACG ATCCCAACG GTCCCGTGTACTACCGCGGATGGTACCACCTCTTCTACCAGTACAACCCGGAGGGGGCGGTGTGGGGGAACATCGCGTGGGGCCACGCCGTGTCCCGCGACCTCATCCACTGGCGCCACCTCCCCCTCGCCATGGTGCCCGACCAGTGGTACGACATCAACGGCGTCTGGACCGGCTCCGCCACCGTGCTCCCTGACGGCTCCCTCGTCATGCTCTACACCGGCTCCACCAACACCTCCGTGCAGGTCCAGTGCCTCGCCGTCCCCGCCGACCCCAACGACTCCCTCCTCCGCAACTGGACCAAGTACGAGGCCAACCCTATCCTTGTCCCGCCGCCCGGCATCGGCGACAAGGACTTCCGCGACCCCACCACCGCATGGTTCGACGAGTCCGACAAGACCTGGCGCACCGTCATCGGCTCCAAGGACAACCACGGCCACACCGGCATTGTCATGACCTACAAGACCAAGGACTTCATCAACTACGAGCTCATCCCCGGTCTGCTCCACAGTGTCCCCGGCACCGGCATGTGGGAGTGCATCGACTTCTACCCCGTCGGCGGCGCCGATGGCTCGGAGGAGCTGTACGTGATGAAGGAGAGCAGCGACGATGACCGCCACGACTGGTACGCGCTCGGGAGGTACGACGCCGCGGCCAACAAGTACACGCCGATCGACGCGGAGATGGACGTGGGCATCGGGCTGAGGTACGACTGGGGCAAGTTCTACGCGTCCAAGACCTTCTATGACCCCTCCAAGAACCGCCGCGTGCTCTGGGGGTGGATCGGCGAGACCGACTCCGAGCGCGCCGACGTCGCCAAGGGATGGGCGTCCCTCCAG TCGATCCCGAGGACGGTGGAGCTGGACGAGAAGACCCGAACCAACCTCATCCAGTGGCCCGTGGTCGAGATCGAGACGCTCCGCATCAACTCCACCGACCTCGGCGGCACCACCATCGACACCGGCAGTGTGCTCCCTCTCCCGCTCCGTCGCGCCACCcagctcgacatcgaggccaCCTTCCACCTTGACACCTCCGCCATCGCTGCCGTCAACGAGGCTGACGTCGGCTACAACTGCAGCACCAGCGGTGGTGCTGCCAACCGTGGCGCTCTCGGTCCTTTCGGACTCCTCGTCCTTGCTGACGGTGCCCTCAAGGAGCAGACGGCGGTGTACTTCTACGTGTCGAGGGGCCTCGATGGGGGCCTCCAGACCCATTTCTGCCAGGACGAGTCACGGTCGTCGCTAGCCCAGGACGTCGTGAAAAGGGTGGTCGGCTTCACCGTGCCTGTGCTCGACGGTGAGGATCTATCCCTCAGGGTGCTGGTGGACCACTCGATCGTGGAGAGCTTCGCCATGGGTGGAAGGTCCACCGCGACATCGAGGGTGTATCCAACGGAGGCCATCTACGCCGCCGCTGGCGTGTACCTTTTCAACAACGCCACCGGCGCTGCCGTCACCATGGAGAAGCTCGTGGTGCACGAGATGGACGACTCCTACAACCAGATCTTCACGGCCGACGATGCCTCAGCCGCCTTGTAG